A genomic stretch from Methylorubrum extorquens includes:
- the chvI gene encoding Two-component response regulator ChvI (Evidence 2a : Function from experimental evidences in other organisms; PubMedId : 7559334, 8407839; Product type r : regulator), with translation MPTIALVDDDRNILTSVSIALETEGYRIQTYTDGASALDGLRHSPPDLAIFDIKMPRMDGMELLRRLRQKSDLPVIFLTSKDEEIDELFGLKMGADDFIHKPFSQRLLVERVKAVLRRFAPKDATPGAAAREADAAARSLERGQLMMDPERHTCTWKGEPVTLTVTEFLILQALAQRPGVVKSRNALMDAAYDDQVYVDDRTIDSHIKRLRKKFKVTDQSFDMIETLYGVGYRFKEG, from the coding sequence ATGCCCACGATCGCCCTCGTCGACGACGACCGCAACATCCTGACCTCCGTCTCGATCGCGCTGGAGACCGAGGGTTACCGCATCCAGACCTACACCGATGGCGCCTCGGCGCTGGACGGTCTGCGTCACTCCCCGCCCGATCTCGCCATCTTCGATATCAAGATGCCGCGCATGGACGGAATGGAGCTTCTCAGACGCCTGCGGCAGAAATCGGACCTTCCCGTGATCTTTCTCACCTCGAAGGACGAGGAGATCGACGAGCTGTTCGGGCTCAAGATGGGTGCGGACGACTTCATCCATAAGCCGTTCTCGCAGCGCCTGCTGGTCGAGCGGGTGAAGGCGGTGCTGCGCCGCTTCGCCCCGAAGGACGCCACGCCGGGGGCGGCCGCCCGCGAGGCCGACGCCGCCGCCCGCTCGCTCGAGCGCGGCCAGCTGATGATGGACCCCGAGCGCCATACCTGCACCTGGAAGGGCGAGCCGGTGACCCTCACGGTCACCGAGTTCCTGATCCTCCAGGCGCTGGCCCAGCGCCCCGGCGTCGTGAAGAGCCGCAACGCCCTGATGGACGCGGCCTACGACGATCAGGTCTATGTCGACGACCGCACCATCGACAGCCACATCAAGCGGCTGCGCAAGAAGTTCAAGGTGACGGACCAGAGCTTCGACATGATCGAGACGCTCTACGGCGTCGGCTACCGGTTCAAGGAGGGTTGA
- a CDS encoding integral membrane sensor signal transduction histidine kinase (Evidence 2b : Function from indirect experimental evidences (e.g. phenotypes); PubMedId : 11481430, 11743193, 11743194, 7559334, 8407839, 9422587, 9701808; Product type r : regulator): MLAPLSRQPDSDEVHARRGVLARLVGSLTRPPLTWPRALWNAVGQRASSSLTRRIVVLNLVGLIVLLFGFLYLNQFRQGLIQARVQSLLIQGDIIAGAIAAQASVDTDTIRVDPDKLLQQQAGEGREFDDDPASLAFSLNPEKVAPLLRRLVTPTGNRARVYDSEGSLLFDTRTLYARGDIGRSEAVVKPPKPNVLERIWDFVGTRILGLVVSERSAQEEAGPQDGRAFREVQAALKGSRGTISRRNERGETIVSVAVPIQRAGSVRGVLMVSTQGGDIDRVIASERFGLLQVFLVAAAVMLVLSILLAGAIAGPVRRLADAAERVRRGIKSRQEIPDFTSRTDEIGHLSGALRDMTQALYRRLDAIESFAADVSHELKNPLTSLRSAVETLPLAKTDESRGRLMQIIQHDVKRLDRLISDISDASRLDAELARAEARRVDLGKLLTTVTSVANERRRAKAAVIQFDIERPSGEIEDPFRIIGHDSRLGQVVNNLLDNARSFSPPGAKVRVALRRLKNEVEFVVEDEGPGIPEHALERIFERFYTDRPEQGFGQNSGLGLSISRQIIQAHHGSIRAENRPGPADEEGHPTVRGARFIVRLPVAPRADRYRDDDLAA; encoded by the coding sequence ATGCTCGCCCCCCTGTCCCGCCAGCCCGATTCCGATGAGGTCCACGCCCGCCGCGGCGTCCTCGCGCGGCTCGTCGGCTCCCTCACCCGCCCGCCGCTGACCTGGCCGCGCGCCCTCTGGAACGCGGTCGGCCAGCGCGCCTCGTCGAGCCTGACGCGCCGAATCGTGGTGCTCAACCTCGTCGGGTTGATCGTCCTCCTGTTCGGCTTCCTCTACCTGAACCAGTTCCGTCAGGGGCTGATCCAGGCGCGGGTGCAGAGCCTGCTGATCCAGGGCGACATCATCGCCGGTGCCATCGCCGCCCAGGCCTCCGTCGACACTGACACCATTCGCGTCGATCCGGACAAGCTCCTGCAGCAGCAGGCCGGCGAGGGCCGCGAGTTCGACGACGATCCCGCCTCGCTCGCCTTCTCGCTCAACCCCGAGAAGGTCGCACCGCTGCTGCGCCGCCTCGTGACCCCGACGGGCAACCGCGCCCGGGTCTATGACAGCGAGGGGAGCCTGCTGTTCGACACCCGCACGCTCTACGCCCGCGGCGACATCGGCCGCAGCGAGGCCGTGGTGAAGCCGCCCAAGCCCAACGTACTGGAGCGGATCTGGGACTTCGTCGGCACCCGCATCCTCGGCCTCGTCGTCAGTGAGCGCTCGGCCCAGGAGGAAGCGGGCCCGCAGGACGGGCGCGCCTTCCGCGAGGTCCAGGCGGCGCTCAAGGGCTCGCGCGGCACGATCTCCCGACGCAACGAGCGCGGCGAGACCATCGTCTCGGTGGCGGTGCCGATCCAGCGGGCGGGCTCCGTGCGCGGCGTGCTGATGGTCTCGACGCAGGGCGGCGACATCGACCGGGTGATCGCCTCCGAGCGCTTCGGCCTGCTCCAGGTGTTCCTCGTCGCGGCCGCCGTGATGCTGGTGCTGTCGATTCTGCTGGCGGGCGCCATTGCCGGGCCGGTGCGGCGCTTGGCCGACGCCGCCGAGCGGGTGCGCCGGGGCATCAAGTCGCGCCAGGAGATCCCGGATTTCACCAGCCGCACCGACGAGATCGGCCATCTCTCGGGCGCGCTGCGCGACATGACCCAGGCGCTCTACCGGCGGCTCGATGCCATCGAGAGCTTCGCGGCCGATGTCAGCCACGAGTTGAAGAACCCGCTGACTTCGCTCCGCAGCGCGGTCGAGACCCTGCCGCTGGCCAAGACCGACGAATCGCGCGGCCGGCTGATGCAGATCATCCAGCACGACGTGAAGCGCCTCGACCGGCTGATCTCCGACATCTCCGACGCCTCCCGCCTCGACGCGGAGCTCGCCCGCGCCGAGGCGCGGCGGGTCGATCTCGGCAAGCTCCTGACCACCGTGACCTCGGTGGCGAACGAGCGGCGCCGCGCCAAGGCCGCGGTGATCCAGTTCGACATTGAGCGGCCGAGCGGCGAGATCGAGGACCCGTTCCGCATCATCGGCCACGACAGCCGCCTCGGACAGGTCGTCAACAACCTGCTCGACAACGCCCGCTCGTTCTCCCCGCCCGGCGCCAAGGTGCGGGTGGCTTTGCGCCGCCTCAAGAACGAGGTCGAGTTCGTGGTCGAGGACGAGGGGCCGGGTATTCCCGAGCACGCGCTGGAGCGGATCTTCGAGCGCTTCTACACCGACCGGCCGGAACAGGGCTTCGGCCAGAATTCTGGGCTCGGCCTGTCGATCTCGCGGCAGATCATCCAGGCCCATCACGGCTCGATCCGCGCGGAGAACCGCCCAGGCCCGGCCGACGAGGAGGGGCACCCGACGGTGCGCGGCGCCCGCTTCATCGTGCGCCTGCCCGTAGCCCCCCGGGCCGATCGCTACCGCGACGACGACCTCGCCGCATGA
- a CDS encoding putative PTS system Hpr Kinase (Evidence 3 : Putative function from multiple computational evidences; Product type t : transporter), producing MSGEAAPESEPPQETVQETVYASCVLLDEAGVLIRGPSGSGKSALCLALLDRFFLEARHARLVGDDRIRLEAHHGRLVARPHPALAGLIEIRGLGLRRLSAHAPAAVLRLVVDLVAEAERLPETAATAMLLGVALPRLALEPRHPHEYLIREALRAGVAMRTHPAALVPGGARDV from the coding sequence ATGAGCGGGGAGGCTGCGCCGGAAAGCGAGCCGCCGCAGGAAACGGTGCAGGAGACGGTTTACGCGAGCTGCGTGCTCCTCGACGAGGCCGGCGTGCTGATCCGGGGGCCGTCCGGGTCGGGCAAGTCCGCGCTCTGCCTCGCGCTTCTCGACCGCTTCTTCCTGGAAGCTCGCCATGCCCGCCTCGTCGGCGACGACCGCATCCGGTTGGAGGCGCATCACGGCCGCCTCGTGGCCCGGCCCCACCCGGCGCTCGCCGGCCTGATCGAGATCCGCGGCCTCGGCCTCCGTCGTCTGTCGGCACATGCACCGGCCGCGGTGCTGCGCCTCGTGGTCGATCTCGTGGCGGAGGCCGAGCGCCTTCCCGAGACCGCCGCGACCGCCATGCTCCTCGGCGTCGCGCTGCCCCGCCTCGCTCTTGAACCGCGCCATCCCCACGAATACCTGATCCGTGAGGCGCTTCGAGCCGGCGTGGCAATGCGGACGCACCCGGCGGCTCTTGTGCCCGGCGGTGCCCGCGATGTGTAG
- a CDS encoding putative PTS system subfamily mannose/fructose-specific IIA component (Evidence 3 : Putative function from multiple computational evidences; Product type t : transporter) produces MIGMVLVTHGLLATEFKAALEHVVGPQKQVETITIGPEDDMELRRGDIMSAVGRVNSGQGVVVLTDMFGGTPSNLALSCMNGGQVEVVAGINLPMLIKLASVREAESLGDAVLHAQEAGRKYINVASRVLAGK; encoded by the coding sequence ATGATTGGAATGGTGCTCGTCACACACGGGCTGTTAGCGACCGAGTTCAAGGCCGCCCTGGAGCATGTCGTCGGCCCTCAAAAGCAGGTCGAGACGATTACGATCGGCCCGGAGGACGACATGGAGCTGCGCCGCGGCGACATCATGTCCGCCGTCGGTCGGGTCAACTCCGGTCAGGGCGTCGTGGTTCTCACGGACATGTTCGGCGGCACGCCGTCGAACCTCGCTTTGTCATGTATGAACGGCGGCCAAGTCGAGGTGGTCGCCGGGATCAATCTGCCGATGCTGATCAAGCTCGCCAGCGTGCGCGAGGCCGAGAGCCTGGGCGACGCCGTGCTCCACGCGCAGGAGGCGGGCCGCAAGTACATCAACGTCGCCTCGCGGGTTCTTGCGGGCAAGTAG
- a CDS encoding putative Phosphoryl transfer system, HPr (Evidence 3 : Putative function from multiple computational evidences; Product type t : transporter) gives MGESVDGEVEPQPEVPEGGLVRILPIINRRGLHARASAKFVQTVERFSAAVTVTRGGETVGGRSIMGLLTLGAAKGTSIAVVAVGGDADAALDAIEALLADKFGEDE, from the coding sequence ATGGGAGAGAGTGTGGACGGCGAGGTCGAGCCGCAGCCGGAGGTGCCCGAGGGTGGCCTCGTCCGGATCTTGCCGATCATCAACCGCCGCGGCCTGCATGCCCGCGCCTCGGCCAAGTTCGTGCAGACGGTGGAGCGCTTCTCCGCCGCCGTGACCGTGACCCGCGGCGGCGAGACCGTCGGTGGGCGCTCGATCATGGGCCTGCTGACGCTGGGGGCGGCCAAGGGCACCTCCATCGCCGTGGTCGCCGTCGGCGGCGACGCGGACGCCGCCCTCGACGCGATCGAGGCGCTGCTCGCCGACAAATTCGGCGAGGACGAGTAG
- a CDS encoding protein of unknown function (Evidence 5 : Unknown function) codes for MLVWHEPYEAMSNAIARAHDRRRRA; via the coding sequence TTGCTGGTCTGGCACGAACCATACGAGGCGATGAGCAACGCCATCGCCCGCGCGCATGACCGGCGCCGTCGCGCTTAA
- a CDS encoding protein of unknown function (Evidence 5 : Unknown function): MRGNGLTRGTIEPETYRRHHGQCRDGTLYMGVSSKLPRRASAHRDRLSEDFTTGDSASCWSGTNHTRR; this comes from the coding sequence GTGCGCGGGAACGGTCTGACCCGCGGCACGATCGAGCCGGAGACCTATCGTCGACATCATGGCCAGTGCCGCGATGGGACGCTCTACATGGGTGTCAGCTCAAAGCTTCCGCGCCGTGCCTCAGCGCATCGGGACAGATTGAGTGAGGACTTCACGACCGGCGACAGCGCGAGTTGCTGGTCTGGCACGAACCATACGAGGCGATGA
- a CDS encoding putative glycosyl transferase (Evidence 3 : Putative function from multiple computational evidences; PubMedId : 11583114, 12788726, 15838019, 16934238; Product type e : enzyme), which translates to MPLKIAVIAHLKFPIGQPYLGGLEMHTHHLAGALRARGHRVTLFASEGSDPALVPNPVCPPTGDALGDPVACERIERAELAAYERIMEAVARGGFDIVHNNSLHDLPLRASHTLPVPMTTALHTPPFESLAEGVRAAKPGMIFAAVSPSLAQEWQPLVPDARVIGNGIDLSTFAFSPKADPAGYVFWSGRIVPEKGTHLAIDAARRAGIPLRFAGPQPNPRYWNEWIAPRLGADAAYVGHLSHRELAHQLGGARAAIVSPRWEEPFGLVVAEALACGTPVAAFGRGAIPDIVDRFSGALAPADDVAALARAIQRAVGLDRRACRRRAETLYDAQVMTDGYEELYREVLAGAPAQSSRAALFERPAA; encoded by the coding sequence ATGCCCTTGAAGATCGCCGTCATCGCCCATCTCAAGTTCCCGATTGGACAGCCCTATCTGGGCGGCCTCGAGATGCACACGCATCACTTGGCCGGTGCGCTGCGCGCCAGGGGGCACCGGGTCACGCTCTTCGCTTCGGAGGGCTCCGATCCGGCGCTGGTGCCGAACCCCGTCTGCCCGCCGACCGGCGACGCCCTGGGCGATCCCGTGGCCTGCGAGCGGATCGAGCGCGCCGAACTCGCGGCCTACGAGCGGATCATGGAAGCGGTCGCGCGCGGCGGTTTCGACATCGTGCACAACAACAGTCTGCACGACCTGCCGCTGCGGGCGAGCCATACGCTCCCCGTGCCGATGACGACGGCGCTGCACACACCGCCCTTCGAATCGCTGGCCGAGGGCGTACGCGCGGCCAAGCCAGGCATGATCTTCGCCGCCGTCTCGCCGTCCCTGGCGCAGGAATGGCAGCCGCTGGTGCCGGATGCCCGCGTCATCGGCAACGGCATCGACCTCTCGACCTTCGCCTTCAGCCCCAAGGCCGACCCGGCGGGCTACGTGTTCTGGAGCGGGCGGATCGTGCCGGAGAAGGGCACGCATCTGGCCATCGACGCGGCGCGCCGCGCCGGGATCCCCCTGCGCTTTGCCGGCCCGCAGCCGAACCCGCGCTACTGGAACGAGTGGATCGCCCCGCGTCTCGGAGCGGATGCGGCCTATGTCGGCCATCTCTCCCACCGGGAGCTGGCCCACCAGCTCGGCGGCGCGCGGGCGGCCATCGTCTCGCCGCGCTGGGAAGAACCGTTCGGCCTCGTCGTCGCCGAGGCGCTGGCCTGCGGCACCCCGGTCGCCGCCTTCGGCCGCGGCGCGATCCCCGACATCGTCGATCGCTTCTCCGGCGCGCTTGCCCCCGCCGACGACGTGGCGGCCCTGGCCCGTGCGATCCAGCGCGCCGTCGGCCTCGACCGCCGCGCCTGCCGCCGCCGAGCCGAGACACTCTACGACGCCCAGGTGATGACCGACGGCTACGAGGAGCTCTACCGCGAGGTGTTGGCCGGGGCCCCGGCTCAGAGCTCCCGCGCTGCCCTCTTCGAACGCCCGGCGGCCTGA
- a CDS encoding putative glycosyl transferase (Evidence 3 : Putative function from multiple computational evidences; PubMedId : 12213785; Product type e : enzyme) — protein sequence MPAPSSPAVVCIPARNEAERLPRLLRALAAQEGFSTAAPLKVVIVSNNCTDGTVEAVRALESSGALDTLALRLIEATFAPSEAHVGTARRRALDAGAEWLESDGAPDGVLLTTDADARLAPGWVAANLRALENAEIVGGRLVIDDEEGADPALAIFHARVERYWSGVRALEDALDPPPHDPAPRHGDHTGGSLALRASLYRAVGGLPALPRGEDNALVAAVQRAGGRLRHCPAVSVLVSARTAGRAEGGMATEMLRRARVVREGEAYRLPVAAHWQRIILRRAALRRAYREGAAPAALHALGLDADDLAAIDPAACPNDIAFVERAHARLDARGGPAPECGLDEALADLENLAAALERDQAA from the coding sequence ATGCCCGCGCCCTCCAGCCCGGCCGTCGTCTGCATCCCGGCCCGTAACGAGGCCGAGCGCCTGCCGCGCCTGCTGCGGGCGCTCGCCGCGCAGGAGGGGTTCTCGACGGCTGCCCCCCTGAAGGTCGTGATCGTCAGCAACAACTGCACCGACGGCACGGTCGAGGCGGTGCGCGCGCTCGAAAGCTCGGGCGCGCTCGACACCCTGGCGTTGCGCCTGATCGAGGCGACCTTCGCCCCGTCCGAGGCCCATGTTGGCACCGCCCGCCGCCGCGCCCTCGATGCGGGCGCCGAGTGGTTGGAGAGCGATGGCGCGCCGGACGGCGTACTGCTCACCACCGATGCCGATGCGCGGCTCGCCCCCGGCTGGGTCGCGGCGAACCTGCGCGCCTTGGAGAACGCCGAGATCGTCGGCGGCCGGCTCGTGATCGACGACGAAGAGGGGGCCGACCCCGCGCTCGCCATCTTCCACGCGCGGGTCGAGCGCTACTGGTCGGGTGTGCGCGCGCTCGAAGACGCCCTCGATCCGCCGCCCCACGACCCGGCGCCGCGCCATGGCGACCATACCGGCGGAAGTCTCGCGCTCCGGGCCTCGCTCTACCGCGCCGTCGGCGGTCTGCCGGCTCTGCCCCGCGGCGAGGACAACGCCCTGGTCGCCGCGGTCCAGCGGGCGGGTGGGCGCCTGCGCCACTGCCCCGCCGTGTCGGTGCTCGTCTCGGCTCGCACCGCCGGACGGGCCGAGGGCGGCATGGCAACCGAGATGCTGCGCCGTGCCCGCGTCGTGCGCGAGGGCGAGGCCTACCGGCTGCCGGTGGCCGCCCACTGGCAGCGGATCATCCTGCGCCGGGCCGCTTTGCGCCGCGCCTATCGCGAGGGCGCTGCGCCAGCCGCCCTGCACGCGCTCGGGCTCGACGCGGACGACCTCGCTGCCATCGACCCGGCCGCCTGCCCCAACGACATCGCCTTCGTCGAGCGGGCCCATGCCCGCCTGGACGCGCGGGGCGGCCCTGCGCCGGAATGCGGCCTCGACGAAGCGCTGGCGGACCTCGAAAACCTCGCCGCGGCCTTGGAGCGCGATCAGGCGGCTTGA
- a CDS encoding protein of unknown function (Evidence 5 : Unknown function): MSQPRWRCWPGSSQCRVSWCACPAPARTRHIWRRSAPPRGCSPPFPEALDGGDVPAWVREKTVYGGFLGGAPAGAVSEEDGRIVMVFGRGGEGGRLERLVQAADAVPDRAWHVLGPVTGAGAAPKKPASPRLGHGCAPASRSGLPRDWGRRRRARHRRGGSRQALPVPTGAACL, from the coding sequence ATGTCTCAGCCGAGGTGGCGCTGCTGGCCCGGCTCCTCTCAGTGCCGAGTCTCGTGGTGCGCCTGTCCGGCACCCGCACGGACCCGCCACATCTGGAGGCGTTCCGCGCCGCCTCGCGGCTGCTCGCCCCCCTTTCCCGAAGCACTCGATGGCGGGGATGTGCCGGCCTGGGTACGTGAAAAGACCGTCTATGGCGGCTTTCTCGGGGGGGCTCCGGCGGGGGCGGTCTCCGAGGAGGATGGGCGCATCGTCATGGTGTTCGGACGTGGCGGCGAGGGCGGGCGTCTGGAGAGGCTCGTTCAGGCGGCCGACGCCGTCCCGGACCGGGCTTGGCACGTCCTCGGGCCGGTGACCGGCGCGGGCGCGGCTCCGAAAAAACCTGCATCTCCACGGCTGGGTCACGGATGTGCGCCCGCATCTCGCTCCGGCCTCCCTCGTGATTGGGGGCGCCGGCGACGGGCTCGTCACCGCCGTGGCGGGTCTCGGCAAGCGCTTCCTGTGCCTACCGGAGCCGCGTGCCTATGA
- a CDS encoding protein of unknown function (Evidence 5 : Unknown function), which produces MPAAAILCLATVAPAPEWLVKRAEAGPGVKA; this is translated from the coding sequence TTGCCCGCCGCCGCGATCCTGTGTCTCGCGACCGTCGCGCCCGCGCCGGAGTGGCTCGTGAAACGCGCCGAGGCCGGTCCGGGGGTCAAGGCCTGA
- a CDS encoding protein of unknown function (Evidence 5 : Unknown function), with the protein MDESRKHDSLRDFNANADRNGQDFGQDSPLDVARPADLQRALQEDPGGEAQVARTASDFDRRDSVAGGSIESVEATEAETPPENLRRISDPSYTPKR; encoded by the coding sequence ATGGACGAGAGCCGCAAGCACGATTCCCTGCGCGACTTCAACGCGAACGCCGACCGTAACGGGCAGGATTTCGGGCAGGACAGCCCCCTCGACGTCGCCCGCCCCGCCGATCTCCAGCGCGCCCTCCAGGAGGATCCGGGCGGGGAGGCCCAGGTGGCGCGCACGGCCTCCGACTTCGATCGGCGTGATTCGGTCGCGGGCGGCAGCATTGAGTCGGTTGAGGCCACGGAGGCGGAGACGCCGCCGGAGAACCTGCGCCGCATCAGCGACCCGAGCTATACGCCCAAGCGCTGA
- a CDS encoding conserved protein of unknown function (Evidence 4 : Unknown function but conserved in other organisms): MTAKPPPVPPANRSDKGPGSAPETATTQGRASSQTKDPDKIGQAGNSKINTTHQGHQQDR, encoded by the coding sequence ATGACCGCCAAGCCCCCGCCCGTTCCGCCGGCCAACCGCTCCGACAAGGGGCCGGGAAGCGCCCCCGAGACCGCGACCACCCAGGGCCGAGCCTCGTCGCAGACGAAGGACCCGGACAAGATCGGCCAAGCGGGCAACTCGAAGATCAACACCACCCATCAGGGTCATCAGCAGGATCGCTGA